In the genome of Amphiura filiformis chromosome 11, Afil_fr2py, whole genome shotgun sequence, the window acaacagaaaccgactgtgaaggagcctatatgcacgtaaacaactttctagtacatgtataataaaatccgtttttgagtataataaagaaagtcatgcattggcaacatgaaggaaatacctattgctaacttgataaaatgcatactcgtagcccaatcttgtacatcatagcacccagtttgggtttgtagtttcgaaatgttgcaattaaacattagttctttcaaatatgaaacgctaaaacacaaatctagaacaaacaatcattatatttagaaagatatagcaaactttccatgatagagattggacccaagacaaagtacacccaaattaggtgacaattcagaattaagccatggctggaaaaagaGTTGGAAAAATTAATTTAACACTAAGCACGAAAACATATCTGTCAGTATTATGTTTGCTAAGACTTTCTCATAGTACAGCGCCATCGTAGATTACAGGGAATGCCTTTCCGCAATAAGAATTCGTTGAACAAGGAGTGGGCGCCCAAtctgctgaaatgtaaccgtttggataataTTTTTGTTCCGCAGGAACTCTTAATTCCAGATTGATCAAAACACCCAGTACCAGTTCTCATCATATCCTGTTTGTAAAACTTGCTTGAAGCGTGAATTATATGTGTGAGAAAGATACTACGAAGAGGTAAAATGCTGTCTCTTGCACACTAGGTTGTCAAATAGTTGCTTGGTTTAATAGTCATGAAAGTGCATGGATGCCAGGAGATGTAGCAGAGACAATTACCCTCTGTTTAGTATGTAACAAGGCATCTCATTGGTCCTGCTGTTTTACATCACAATGGTCGAGTTCTTAGTTCATTGACTCTTATCTGTATTAATGTTATTGGATCTTGGGACGTGACAGCAAAGTAATGACAGAAATCCAATACTCTCATACCCAAAGCCAAcaaacattttttaccatttaaattttgtaactttgCCTTGCAGAGATTCGGCTCAATTTATAAACTGGCAATGATTTATGTGTACTTACTTTCCCTAAATTCATTCCTGCTCACTATCCTGGTAGactatcctggtagactacctcctgaagaaatcGGCTTCTGGAATTAATGCTGGAATTGTTGCCTGCCCGCGTCGGTCGGGCAGGTGTCCTGCTGGGATGCTGGATGACCtggatattgccctgttggaatcttctaaagcccgggcccagtcacaccTTACTGGGACTGCACCAGCAGCGGCGGATCTGGGTCTTGTCGTCGGCGCACCTGGGACAGAAtgtatgactgcaaactgtaacgcccagccagcacttgaggTCTATGGTAGCACCATCAACCATCAtaaaccatgtcacagacttcaagtacttgggttccaagatgggctctagtgttagagacctaaaaagaagaaaagcactagcctgggccgctttctggaaactggaacgcctttagagaagcccatccctgccaatcgaaacaaaaatcaagctatttgagacaacttgtgttagtgtccttctgtacgggtgcAGGTCGCGGGTGGTCGCCGGGGCGTGGAGGGTGTCTTGCTGCGGTTTCTTGCTGcggagtcatgttaaacatcaagcgtgtggatcggattccttGTGGGGCCATCTGCGGTCGGGATTCGTCggctcaaatttctcggccatgtGCTGCGTCTTGGAGACGACGatcctgtgaaagaatatgccctttagattccaccacatgggaagaggaaaccggaacGGCCGCGCAcaatgtacttacagtatgtacagtacctcctgggagatactgaaggatgctgcagccaaacaaaaaacTTTCGCTTGCCCAAAATCGCAATAGTTGGCGAAagattgtagtcgcctgctccgcagccgactgatgatgatgatttcaagCATTAATTCCCGCTTTATATAGAACTACTTAACAtgcattcaatgcatattagtaagcgtaataaaatcaaaacaaaaacaaaacagatgcAAGTAAATctagaaaaacctgaatttgaagcaatttgcaaagtcaagccaatagGGGCGTCCGTAATTTGCAATTCCAAGACAATACTtgggcccctccgtagagggcgccccaaaacaTTAACGAATCCATAAACGAATCCAACCGTTATCTCACACATCAACGATAATGTCTTTTAAAATCACAGCATTGCAAATAAGGCATGATGGGAAAGAAATATTCTTTGATGTTCGACTGagcatattaaaaaataatagttGTGATTCCCAAACGTCGTGATCGTACCATTTTTCAGCCTCGTCAGCGCGTATTTCATTGGACGCATGGTTCAGATCGCTAGCATTCGCGTTTAAGTCACTGCCGCATCAGGATGTAAATGGTATTCAAAGAAACTCTTAATTTAGCCGTAGGCCTATCTAGAAGATCATGCACGTACGAGCAGGCGGCGGGTGACATGATGGTCGGACAGCGTAGAATTTTTTTTCGTTTTACAATAATCATAGGCAATGAcattgaacatacgaaggaaagacTAGTATGACAGGTCTTTATTATTTTGTCTGTAAGAAATCCATTATAAAGCAAAAGTGGCAAATACGGGTATGATTGGCCGTATATAAAAAGAGGGTTTCCGATTTGTATCTTTGATACAAACTTGCACGTGTAACGCACGGAGGGCGTTGAACTTGACAATTCTGTACTGCGTCACGCGGTTCATGCAAAGTGACTAATTTTCCACACGAAAAAGTATCATGATATATGCATGTAGTGGTCCATAAACTAccgaaatatttattttttgcaacCATAATATTTATCAATAATCTGGATAGGAGTACTAAGCACTAAGGCGTCTGTAGTTTGTCATGATCATCTTTCATGAATTTTTAACTCATTGGAACATGTTGGAATGGATTAAAAATGAGGGGTAATTTTCAAATTATTacaattcaagaaaaaaaaatacgacTTGCTCATTACGTGAAGCTAATTAATTTCTAGAATTTGCACGGCGAGCTTTACGAAGTTGCAatgatatcctcggtcacgaaagttttCTCAGagacgcaaaaaaaaaaacatattagaACAAACAATCTCTGACAACaatcattaggtttataaagatatagcaaactttccatggtagagattggacccaagacaaagtacacctgAATTAAGTGTAAATTCGGGGTTAACCCGCCCATGGCGGAAAAAACGCAATGGCATAATTTCTATTACCTAAATGACCAGTCTACAGATGCACTTTAGATGGTTATTAAACTTAATGGCTATTTCATCGACCAAATGTGTACTGGACTTAATActtattaaaggtccgtaacccgatcgacagcatcatcccccgatttttttcattgttgatgaggttttggtatcacataatagatactatttttctcattactatcctgaaatttgacgctccaagtcgatgtatttccggagaaatcatgaaacacagcggttgttacaggctaccagttgttcgcattttacacgacacgggagttttgggtagtcatagaatgaaatcggaatagattcggaagacttcaccccagtaccaattcgtccgcaaaaatacatcaaaaaggccacctaatgtcaaactatagatggcgctataatgatataaaacaaaaaacaaaaataaagaaatacatgaggcgaaataaataaggaaacatgacctatattgtcaagcatgatacgagggatatgaaaaaaattatgagagcaccccccccccccattaaaaaattaattaaaaaataaaacaaagaaaaatcataaatatgtgaaaatgtgcatcatatagctaaaaataaagaaataattaagcatgggctatcttgtcaagaatgataatgagcgcagtgatatgtaatgttttttaagattaatcagtatgaatagagggtataaagtgtacaggggcgagccggttttcagtgccaaggcgaacacttcctgtttccaccgggacatgcgctcggccgttgtttcgggatgcctgaccagaatgcaattcacgcgtaccagtgtattggcttgctaatatgctaattattcacatttatgccgaAATTGTttccgttttctcacatagattgataaaggggacaatatttgacattgtatgtaagtttgaagagaatccatatcctaaaccgatagggttacccccccccctttaactCCATGGATATAAATGGGGTTTGGAACAAATGGGGTTAAATTAGATGGAACAGTACTAGACTAAATGACAATTAACCCATTGGGATGTTCAGTGCGCAAAACAACAAAGGCAAGCAACGAAGTCTTTTCGTATTTTATAATGTCAAGGCTAATAGCTGCTAATCAATTGGCGCCAAGATAGCGCCATGCACCCGCTTGAATCTCTGTATACTGGTTTGATATAAATATGCTCGggatattttcatttcatttttcattattccgGCTCAACACCACATACCGAAGGCGTCCaacttacaaaatatttttacacggggtagaaaaacaaacttactttgcTTTAATTTCCCATGTATACCATGGGACGTTTATTTAGTGATGTGGCCTCTTAACGTTCACGaataaaggtaccagttatgttcacgcCTGTATTATCCTGAAACAAAGACAAAATACAGTTGTATGaaaacagccaatacctgtactcttactcttatttgttgaaatcggttgagaatgaaagaaacggtgatcgaaaacccaaggaaggaacgaaatcatggactaagtatatagagcacgtagtgcgatggacttgaaACTCCGTTCGTCGACGTGAGGCAGCGACATCACACTTGGAACATGTGGACGTAGGTGGCAGcatcatttttctttaattagcataagtctccacagcactacgcatatttttttaggtagcttttagtactatcgtggtggcagcagcatttttctttacttttccaatatgGCCCCGCCCGGGCGACGCCATGTCAGTGCAGGGTAATACGCAGgggaagccgacgctgtcgccacctttttgtattgcgctagtatacAAGTTGCAACGACCTGACGAAATCAGTTGATAAGTATGAAGGTACTTGACCTTTAAtgcattttaaaacaataattaacaaATGATTATACCACTTTTTGTCAAGCTTAATCCAATTTAACTTATTCATCATATCATCTGTTGGCGCTCTAATGTTAGCTgacaaaataattcttgcaaATCTGTTCTGAAGGATTTGGAGAGAATTTGCAAGTTCCCCAGAACAATTTGACCATACACATACAGGGATGCAGTAATCAAAATGGGGTAATGTGAGAGCATTTGCCAGCATGGTCAGAGTTGACTGAGGAAGATTGATGACACCACATCTTTTAGATAAATTTTTAGAAACATAGTTGACATGGTTAGACCATGTTAAGTTTGCATTAAATATAACACCAAGGTATTTAAATTGGTCTACTCTTTCAATGGTTTGATCACAGTAACTTAacttaatatcatcaaatttagaaGGTAAGATCTGAACCATTCAAGTTCATACCTGTTAACACCATACATACTAAGTCTATTTAAAAGTAGATTATGATTTacagtgtcaaaggctttctttCAAGTCaagaaaaatagcacctatggCACGACGATcattcatatttttcaaaatataatccTGAAAGTCAAGTAAAGTGGTGGCACAAGAATGATCAGGACGAAAACCAGATTGACTTGGGGAAAGAATGCCTTTGATACTGAGATAATCATAAAGTTGATTATGAATTGCACGttcaataatttttgaaataataGGTAGAACTGATATAGGGCCTCACCTTTATCGCCATCTTTGTAGATTGGTGTTACCTTGGCTTTCTTCCAATCAGATGGAAATGTTGATGAATAAAGTGAGAGGTTACAAATATAAGCAATAGATTCACAAATAACAGGGGAGGCTAACTTGAGAAGTTTGATATGAAAACCATCGGGACCTGttgctttttcatttaaaaactTTGTGAAACAAATGCTAGATCAATAATAGTCTTACTTTTGTCAGTTATTCTAGTATACTCTTTAATCAATTGCTTATCAAGCCGAGAATGATTGGCAAGATTAGTTATTTTCTTAGATTCACATGACTTTGAAATATCAATATTGAAGTCACCTACAATAATGACTTCGTCATACATTGGAACACATTTTTGGAAAACCCGATCTAGTTTATCAATGTATTCAGGCTTTATTATCATGTTTTCGATACACAGTTCCAAGAATGATTGGTTTAGTGTGTGATAAATTGAGTTCAATTCAAAGtgcttcaatatcattatcatagaGAATAGCATTGTTTTTAAAGTTAATACATCCTTTTACATAACATACAATCCCACTATGTCCCATAAAAGTTCTATTAATACGACTTATATTGTAACCAGAAATATTGATTACATTGTTATAGACGTTTTGCCGTTGCCGACGTCTGACACAACGGCAAAAACGCCTGAAACTTTTAAAACGTCGTAGCATAGAACCTATACAATAAACTAACCGGAACGATGtaacaataagccaaatcggcattggaagtttgcaatgcattgtgggacagtttttgcagttttgggacactttgtcctttgacctttcagaaaattcacaaatattgggtttttgtacgtacaaaatataatctaaaatgttttacattaattaaaacaaatataaaaaatattagtattatataaattaattatttagtattttttatgatCAACATTATGATAATaagaagaaaattaataataattacgtcaattttcccgatatgtcagaggtcaaagtgtcccaaaccTGCTGTGAAAActggaagttagaatggcgattgggcttattgagatGGCAGCTATGTTAAATGGCAGTTCCAAGATGACATAGATAAAGGTCTCCAGATCGATACCCCAACAAAATACCTATCTCTCTTAAATGGAAAGATTCGGGTGAGGGAAAAGTCCAAATTAAGATTGAGAAATCAGTcttaaagattgaaaattcaaactaaattccattgcatttcaatctaattttagacttttccctcaacacaatctttaagattgatttttcaatctttgttttttttattgtattatcatggcaAATTCCATTAATGGAGGCCTCTTGGAGTACATACTTTAATTTCAATGAGGATGACTTCATCATGAGTGATGTCATATTGCATGTACTCTATATTGGCCCTTAAACTATATTGGTACCACCTTCTTATCCGAACCTAAATATGTGGTGTCCAATTCCAATAGTCTATATTGATCGCCATTCCCGCGTCTAAATCGTCTGCATAATAATAACATGAACACACACACCAAACAAACCAATGTCAACGGTAAAAGCAGACGGTGAAATACATACATAAATTTCAGCCAATTTACATACTGCATTGTTCCCGAGATCATATTCTTGCAATAATTTGGCGCGTTTGGTTTGAGTTTGTGGTTTTCAACTCGCTTATCATACGCAGGATTACTGTGAGAATTCATATCTAAGCATCTAGATGTTATTTCCCCTCTTAATTCTTTAAAATACAAcacatctttgttaaaattaGGTCCATATTGGGCAATTTTCTCCCAAAAGGTTCTGTTGAAATGGTCATAAAGTTGTACATCGGCGGAGTTCCAATGTTGAATTTTGGCCGCCAATTCTGGCGTGATTTTATGACGTAATGTTGTTTTTCTCACACCTTTTGATATATACACGATATCCTCCCAATCCCAACAAAATTGTTTACGTAGCAGAACTAAAGATTCGTCAAAATATTCGTTGATCATAACAAGATCAAACTCTGCGTCTATTTGTTGGATTTTCCTTCTCACAAGAGTCTGATTTAGATGATCTGCGTGTTCTAATCCAAGATCAAAAATCTGTCCATTCCAAGATTGCACTTTCATAAAATAGTTATAGTTGTCAAAATAATATCGTGGTTGTTTAAGAAAAGCTTGTAATTCGTGATCCCCGTCGGTTTGTATCCCGATATGTTTCGCCATCGAGTAATAGCTGTACGCCGATTCCAATTGTTTAACCGGATTTCGGATTATCGTGATATATTTCGGGTTCGATATCACCATGTCCATCTCTTTTCGATTATATCGCGCATGACTAGTAAGTATACCGAAGTGTCCCATATCTCTAAAAGATAACACCATGTTGTGACTAAATGATTTAATTTCATGGAATATATGAGTCCAAATTGGCGTGGCAAGTTTTAGCCCTTTCTCATCCGCGTAACGCGCTAGAGTTGTAGCAATGGTGGAACTGCCTGTCTTGTGTGTTTTGATGAAGATCAGTTTGTGCACAGGATGTGTACATTGTGAAAATGAGGTGGATGTTGCAGACGATGATGTTGATGGCTCTGGCTTGACGTTCCTTCTATTTGACGATCTGTTCCTGTAAAATATAAAAAGGACGAAAAACTTTATGACACAATTTTCACTAGTCAACACATAAGAATACGTGTACATTATCAGTGTTTGTGCGCAATatagtttatttgtttgtttgtgtgtttgtttaaccaggttggtccgtgagggacacatgctaagttcttaaaacattttttcaaaacgttCTTTAACATACAGTAATcttatttaaggttagcaactattttaaactgttgcgatttggtagttcacagcatcttgcgaatggtagtgagcgttTGCAAATATTTTATTGATCATTTCATGCCATGAATCatggcgagtgtgtagaagaattcaaatatcacagagtgatgtgccctcagtaatttaatttgatgatttatctttgtttacaaagttacatgagtgatgacattttgggggaattcccctctcaaattgagcaaaacaagttgaatcatatctaatttggaatatggGAATTCCcatgagattgtaaagtgaagatgacatcgtatgggattcccctcaggaagtggtGATATCAccggattcccctcaggaagtgatgtaatgagaaaggttaatgttataattaaggcttgggaatttccaagatgaCATTtagctattaatatttgggatctccccctgcttggtatataagaaaatgtaaacacattattattcacagtttatagtgttgatctgggctagctagctaatatgcttacagtccaattccttcaaagaaaggaaattgcaaaccagaaatattttatgtagtcaaagtactactatttgccagtgttgtcggagaagatctagaatacgtcaaagaacgtacttcttccaagaaaggaatatatattcttctgtcgacttgctgaagtctgggttttgattcaacgcaactgtcaatataagtggggacaactgcatcgcagtccttcttcctgaagatattgtgtgaaaggtgggaatagcaccatttttgaagaaagcagcgcaaggagttgagtttggagaaaacagcgcaaggagttacgtttggagaaagcagcgcaaggagataacgggttggagaaagcaacgccatatttgtgtgaggatttcataggCAAGAATATTTATAAgttacgcaagtgtacactggatttcgctgattttcgcaggacaagtgaataaggatatattacatcagtcgtccagaacattacaagaactctaggatcaccaacaagaagacagctggttaagtacagatagagtaaaactgtcattgtgtgattttattgtatatgcgatattgttattatatgtaccaatcatactctgttttcaattaaagacttagattttgttcgcttaatcaaacagtgtatttgtgttgtgtattcgtgtgagttcgggtaaaaggtgattttggccttgagtcaagtacgactcgtaacaaaattgggggctcgtccgggaaatacactgtaaaaaagttgacattattatactgagtcttgaaagtgaaagtacagtatggcagagttcaaagcagaagagtttcttgaaactataaattgggagaagtttgataagttgaagaagcctgatttattagcatttgccaaacattatgacttgaaagtaaagcaagctacaagaaagcaaataatcaaaaatgtcttgattg includes:
- the LOC140164276 gene encoding galactose-3-O-sulfotransferase 2-like, which encodes MAILRKTVIGMIGVLIVVCILLATLQTTNIGNRSSNRRNVKPEPSTSSSATSTSFSQCTHPVHKLIFIKTHKTGSSTIATTLARYADEKGLKLATPIWTHIFHEIKSFSHNMVLSFRDMGHFGILTSHARYNRKEMDMVISNPKYITIIRNPVKQLESAYSYYSMAKHIGIQTDGDHELQAFLKQPRYYFDNYNYFMKVQSWNGQIFDLGLEHADHLNQTLVRRKIQQIDAEFDLVMINEYFDESLVLLRKQFCWDWEDIVYISKGVRKTTLRHKITPELAAKIQHWNSADVQLYDHFNRTFWEKIAQYGPNFNKDVLYFKELRGEITSRCLDMNSHSNPAYDKRVENHKLKPNAPNYCKNMISGTMQYVNWLKFMYVFHRLLLPLTLVCLVCVFMLLLCRRFRRGNGDQYRLLELDTTYLGSDKKVVPI